The window GCTCTCGCCCTGCGCGGTGGCACCCAGGAAGTGGCAGTGACCGCCGGGCGTCGTGATGGGCGGGCCGGCGGCCACGATCGTCGGGAGCCCGTGGTCCGTGGCGTCACGCAGGCGGAGCGCCAGGTAGTTGCGGTCGCCGAGGTCGCGGACCGTGGTCACCCCGGCGCGCAGGGCCCGGCGGGCGGCGACGGCCATGCCGGCGAGCACGGTGGCGTCGTCGCTCGCCCGGAGGGCCGCGACCGGGTCGGGGCCCGCGTCGAAGGCCAGGTGCAGGTGCGTGTCGACGAGCCCCGGCATCAGGGTCGCCGTGCCGAGGTCGACCACCGTCGCGTCGTCGGGCGGCTCGACCCGGCCGGTCTCGACCGCGACGATCCGGCCGTCGTCGATCAGTACGAGTGGATCGGGGCGCAGGGTCGCCCCGGTTCCGTCGAAGAGCCCTGCGGCGCGGAGGGCGAGGCGCTGTCGTGGTCGGCGATCCGTGGTCACGGGTCAGTAGTACGACGGAACCGCCAGCGCCGCATCGTGGCGACTACTCATCGCCGGTACTCATTTCTCAGGGCCGCTTGCCGTACCCGAGCGCCTCGACGATCTTCCCGTCCCGGACGCGCATGAGGTTCACGCCCCGGTAGTCCTCGGCGCCGGTGATCCGCCACCGGATCACGGCGCGGTCACCGTCGACGTCGACGTGCTCGACCTCGAACTGGATGGTGGGGTCGGAGGCCAACCCCTGCCAGCCGGCGAGGCATTCGTCGTAGCCCGCCCAGCGGTTGCCGTCGGGCGCCGGGCCGGTGCCCTCCATCACGCAATCGGCGGCGATGAGGTCGACGAGCTTCTCGGGTGCCCGCTCGAGGAAGGCGGCGTTGTACCGGTCGATGACGGTGGTGGTGTCGGTCATGGCCGCATCGTCCGCCGAGGCGGGCATCGCGGCAACTCCCTGGAGGGAATGGCATCGAGGCCCGGTGTGGGCAACGATCGTCCGGTGATGTCCCGATTCCCGACCGAGCTACGGCGCTGGCGCACGGCGCGCCGGTTGAGCCAGCTGGAGCTGGCGATACGGGCGGACACGACCCAGCGGCACGTGAGCTTCATCGAACAGGGCCGCTCCCGACCGGGGCGCAACGTGGTCGTGCGGCTGTCGGAGTCGATGGACCTCACGCTGCGCGAGCGCAACGAGCTGCTCCTCGCCGCCGGCTTCGCGCCGGCGTTCCCGGAGTCACGGCTCGACGACGCGGCACTCCGGCCGATCCGCGAGGCGCTGGACACGATCCTCGACGGCCACCTTCCGTACCCGGCGATGGTCGTACGACCACACGGCATCCTCGTCACCGCCAACCGGGCGTTCGAGCTGTTCCACGAGGACGTCGACCCCGCGTTGCTGGCGCCGCCGGTCAACGTGTTCCGCCTCGCCCTCCACCCCGACGGCAACGCGTCCCGGGTTCGCAACCTGCCGGAGTGGGGCCGGCACATCACCGAGAACCTGCGGGCCCAGCTCAGCCGCAGCCCGGACCCGTCCCTGGACGCGCTGCTCGCCGAGCTCGAGGGCTACCTGCCGCCGCTGCCGCCGCCGGACGACGTGCTCGGCTTCGCCGTGCCCCTGGAGCTCGGTTCGGCCGACGGCGACCTCCGCCTCATCACGACGCTCACGTCGTTCGCCACCGCCGCCGACGTGACGCTCGCCGAGCTGCACCTCGAGGCGTTCCTACCCGCCGACGATCGCACCGCCGAGGTGCTGCGCCGCCGATGGGGGTGACGATCGACGACGCCCGGGCGATCGCCGCCACGCTCCCTCGCTCGTACGAGGCGCTCGTCCGCGGCGAGGTGAGGTTCCGGGTCGGCCGCATGGTCTACGCCGCGTTCTACCACGACGACACGATCATGGGCTTCGGCTTCCCCAGGGACGAGCGGGAGGCACTCGTGGCCTCGGAGCCCGACAAGTTCCTCATGCCCCGCCCCTCCGACATGCGGTACCGGTGGGTCTGCGTACGGCTCGATGCCCTCGACGTCGACGAGCTGCGGGAGCTGCTCGTCGACGCCTGGCGCATGTGCGTGCCGAAGAAGGTGGCTGCCGCCTACGAGGGTTGACCGATGCCCTCCGCGCGAGTCCTTAGTGTTCTGCGCATGTCGACGGAGCAGCGGTTCGTGGGGCGCTCGTCCGAGCTGACCACGCTCGTCGGCGCCCTCGACCGAGCCGTTGCCGGCCACGCGACGAACGTGCTGGTCACAGGCGAAGCGGGCATCGGCAAAACCCGCCTGCTCGAGGAGTTCGGACGCCTCGCCGGGTCCCGCTCGGTCCCGGTGGTCTGGGGGCGGGCCACGAACGAGGAGGGTGCGCCCCCGTTCTGGCCGTGGCGCCAGATCCTGCGGGGCTGGCTGGCCGGGACCGACCCCGACGCGGCGCAGGCGCTGCTCGGCGGGGCGGCCGACGACCTGACCCGCATCGCCCCCGAGCTCCGTGCCCTGACCGGCGCCACGCCCGGCAGCCCGATCGGACCGGCGCTCGCCGGCACCGAGCAGCGCTTCGCGCTCTTCGAGGTCGTCTGCGACTTCCTCGTCGCCGCGGCCGCCGACCACGGGCTCGTCCTCGTGCTCGACGACCTGCACTGGGCCGACACCGCGTCGCTCCTGCTGCTGGCCCATCTGGTGCGGAACGTCCGCGACGCCCGGCTGCTCGTCACCGGCGCGCTGCGGCCCCTCGACGCGCGGTGGGCCGGTGAACCGGGCGAGGTCCTCGCCGACATCGGCCGCCAGCGCTCGATCACCAGGATCGACCTCGTCGGCGTGACCCCGACGGAGGTCGGCGAGCAGCTCACCCACACCCTGGGCCGCCGGCCCGACGACGCCACCGTGGCGACCGTCGCGCAGCGGAGCGCCGGCAACCCGCTGTTCGTCCAGGAGATCGGCCGCCTCCTCGCCAGCCACACCCAGCCGGGCCCCGACGCCGACGCTGGCGCTGGCGCCGACGAGGGCCTGGTGCCCGACGCGGTCCGAGCCGTGATCGTCGAGCGGCTGGGGCACCTGTCGCCATCGTGCCGCGAGCTGCTCGCCCGGGCGGCGGTCGTCAGCGTCGACATCGAGCCGCACCTGCTCGCGGCCATCGCCGACACCGGGCTCGACGCCGTGCTGTCGGGGCTCGACGAAGCCCTGGCCGCGGGGATCGTGGTCCGGTCGCGCCTGTCCGCCGGCTACCGCTTCGAGCACGACCTGGTGCGCGACAGCCTCCGCCTGGAGGTGCCCACCGCGGCGCGGGCCCGCGCCCACCTCCGGGCCGCCGAGCACCTGACCGCCACCGACGTCGACGGCCACCGCTCCGAGATCGCCCACCACCGTCTCGAGTCCCTGCCGGTCGGTGATCCGCTCGCCGCGCTCGAGGCGACCGGCCGGGCTGCCGAGCTGGCCCTCCGCCAGCTCGCCTTCGAGGACGCCGCCGTGCTGTACGGCCGGGCGCTCGACGCCACCCGCGGCGCTCGAGTCGACGGGCGCGCCCGCGGCCGCCTGCTGGTCGAGAAGGCCCGGGCGGAGCACCTCGCGGGCGACGTCAACGCCGCCACGGCCAGCGTCGAGGAAGCCGCGGCCCTCGCCCAGCAGGCCGGCGATTTCGAGGGGCTGGCGCGGGCCGCCGTCGTCATGCCCGACGTGTCGTCACCCGAGTGGCTTCCCAAGGTCGACGGCTGGTGCCACACCGCGCTGGCCGGACTCGACGCCGCGGACAGCCCGCTGCGGTCGCAGCTCCTCGCCCAGCAGGCCCTCGCCTGGACCTTCACCGGCGACCTCGAGGACATGGCCGCGGTGAGCGCCGAGTCGCTCGCCATGGCCGAGCGGCTCGACGACCCGACCGCACTGCTGATCGCGCTCCGCGCCCGCCAGATGGCCCTGTCGAACCCCGACGGCGTCGGTGAACGGCTGACGCTGGCCGGGCGCATGCGGCAGCTCGGCGAGCGGACCCACGATGCCGCCGCGGTCATGTGGGGGCGCCTGTGGCGCTTCGACGCGCTGGTGCAGCTCGGGCGGATCGACGAAGCCGAGAGCGAGCTCGACCGGCTGGAACCGCTCGTCACCCGCATGCGTCAACCCCTCGGTCGCTGGCACCTGGCCCGCAGCCGGGCGGCGATCCTCGCCGGCCGTGGCCGCTTCGCCGACGCCCTCGCCGCCACCGACGAAGCCACCGCCCTGGCCGAGTGGGGCCAGCACCACATCGCGCTCATGGGATCGGAGGCCGTCAGGGTCGTCGTCGCCACGCTCACCGGCACCGATCTGGTCAGCTCGTCGACCTGGGCGGCCGTCCTCGACATGCCCCTGCCGCTCGGGCCGCTCATGCGGCTCAGTCGCGCCGAGCTGAGCCTCGCGCTGGGCCGCCCGGACGAGGCCGCCGAGCTGTGCGAGCACCTGCCGCCCCCGAGCTGGCGCCCGCCACCGTTCTTCACCCCGACCTACCACGCCTACCGCGGCGCGGTCGCGGCCGCCCTGGGCGACAGCGCCGCGGCCGAGACCGCTTACGAGCGCCTGCTCCCCCACGCCTCGGTCCATGTCGCCAGCGGCGCCGGCGTCATCCTCACCCGGGGGTCGACCGAGAGGTTCATCGGCGTCAGCGCCGCGGGGTGCGGCCGGTTGGACGACGCCGTCGATCACCTCCGGGCCGCCGTCGCCGCCAACCGCGACGCCGGGCTGCTCGCCTGCACCACCGATAGCCAGGGCGCTCTCGCCGAGGTGCTCCACCGACGGGGTGGGCCCGGCGACCGCGACGACGCGTTCACGGTCGCGACCGAGGCCGAGGCCACGGCGCAGCGCCTCGGCATGGCGCCCGTGCAGGCCCAGGCCCGGGCCGTGCTGGCCGACCTCGGTCGTCCGGGCGGCGACGCCGACGCGGACGCCGCCGGCCCGCTCAGCCCGCTCAGCCGCCGCGAGCACGAGATCGCCCGGCTCGTCGCCCAGGGCCTGACCAACCGGCAGATCGCCGCCGAGGCCCACATCGCCGAACGGACCGCGGAGAACCACGTCCAGCACATCCTCACCAAGCTCGGCTTCAGCACCCGCACCCAGATCGCCACCTGGGTCACCGCCCGCACCGTCGGGGAGACCCGCCCCTAGCCGAGTCGTCTGTGGTCGCCAACCCACGGTCGAGTCGTTCGTCGTCGGAGACCGACTACAGACGACTCGAGAACGACAAAACGACCACGAACGACTCGGGGGTCAGATCGGGGTGGGGCGGCCGCGGTGGGTGCCGAGGCGGGTGACGTTGCGGGGAAGCGACGGGTTCGCATCGGGTGGGGGGCTCGGGGGTAGCTCCAGGTCCGAGCGCGGCGGGCCGAGGCCGCTGCCCGGGGCGGGGGCCAGGTCGTCCTGGGGGAGCTCGACGCGGCGGCGCAGCGTCCGGCTCCGGAACCACGGGCGCAGGCGGGTCCGGATCGGAGCGAGGTTGCCGTACAGCAGCACCCCCTCGCCCTCCGCCAGCTGCCGGGCGTGGGCCGGCGGCAGCAGCGCCCGGCGCAGTACCGCCCCGGCCCCGACGTCGCCCCCTGCGCCGGCACCGGCCCCGGCGTCGGCGCCGGTCGACTCGGCGTCGCCGACCGTGGCGAAGTCGATCCGGGTCGGGAGGTAGAGCTTGGCCCGGTGGTTGTTGACCACCGCCGCCGCCTGGTCCCGGTAGCGGCGCTGGATCTGGGCCACGTCCTGGAACAGGGTCACCAGCTGGATGCCCGACAGCGCCGCGCTCGACGCCACCGTCTCCAGGTCGGCGGTCGGAGCGATCGCCGCACCCTCGTCGACCACCAGCAGCGCCGGCCGGGCCAGCGGCCGACCGGACGCCGCCGCCTGCTCGTAGGCCCGGGTGACGATCTGGCGCAGCACCGCCGCACAGATCGGCCGCAGCCGGGCCCGCGAGTGGTAGGGGCTGGTGACGTACAGCGTGTGGGCCCCGCCGTCGAGCAGCTCGTCGGCGACCACCTCGTGCTGCTCCGCCGAGCGGGCCACGTGGGGGTCGAGGTACGGCTCGAACAGCAGCCGCAACGCCTCGAACACCGCCTCCCGCACGGTGTCCTCGAGGCGGAACACGGCCTGGAGGTGGGCGTGGGCCACGTCGGGGTGGGCGGCCGCCAGCTCGGCCAGCACGTCGTCGCGCTCCTCCCGGTCGAGCCAGTAGGCCAGGTCGGCCACCTTGCGGTTGGTGAGCGCCGCGGCGAACAGGTACGGCGCCAGCGCCTTGGCCACGGCGTGGGTGGGGATCGGCGGGGTCTCCGGGTCGACCTGCGCGGCGGCCTGGGCCGCGGCGGCCAGGTCCTGCGCGGCCCGCCGGGCGCCGGTCCAGGTGCCGCAACCCGCCAACGGCGACCAGCCGGAGCCCCGGAAGCGGCTGGCGTCGCCGGGGTCGAACACGTGGACGTCGCCCAGCCGGCTGCGCCAACCGATCGTGTGGTCGACCACCGACGCCTTCGCCGACGCCACGACCACCAGGCCCGGCCACTCGAGGATCGCCGGGATCGCCACCGCGCTGCTCTTGCCCGAGTTCGACGGGCCGATGACGAGCAGGCTGTGCCGGTCGCGGACCACCAGGCGTCGACGCCCGCCGATGCCGGTCACCACCTGCACGAAGCGGGTGACCGCGGGTTGGTGGGCGCTGCAGCCGACCACCACGGCGGCCTCGTCGTCGCGCCGGGGGCGGAGCCGGTGCTGGTCGCGCCACGACGCCCAGCGGGTGCCGTCGCGCTGGCGGCGCGGGTCGCGCCAGGGGACCCACCCGCCGGCGTTCGAGGGGCTCAGCGCCCCGGCGAGGCGGGTGCCGATCCGCCGGGTGACCGTCGCCAGCGTCACCAGCCGCGACACGAACAGCAGGTACATCGCCCACCACACCGCCGGGCCGGGCGGCTGGGCGCCCCGGTTCACCGGCGTCCACGCCGCCGCCGGATCGCCCGGGTGCTCGACCACCCGCCAGACGATGCCGGGTGCGTCGTCGACGTCGTAGCTGGGCCAGTCGCGCTCGAACATCCACGTCGCCAGGTGCCCGGTGACCAGCACCAGGCCGGCCGCCGCGGCCAGCAGCATCAGCGCGGTGGTCAGGGCCGACTGCCAGGCATCGTCGCGATCGCTCACCACCGGGTGGATGCACGACGGGTGCGCGGCGATGGCAGCCGCGGGACTCCCCCGTCGGTCGTATGGGGCTCCACCTGGGATTTCTCGGCGGGCGGGAGCGTCGCGGGTACCGCTGGCGGTACTCCCGCGTCGCACGGTTCGCTCCATGACGAGCAACGTGTTCACGGACCTGGACCGGGACTGGCGCCGGCTGGCAGGCTCCCGGGCCGCCGCCCGCCAGCTGGCCGACGTCCGCCGGGTCGCCGGCTCGGCCCAGACGCTGGCCGACGTCGAGCAGTACGTGCGCCGGGCCGGGCCCGCCGAGGCCGACCGGGTGCTGCTGGCGCTGGTGGCGCGGGCGGTCGAGGGCGACGGCCTGGCGGCCCGGGTGCTGCTGCAGCTGCTGCTGCCGGGCACCCGCAACCTGGCCCGGCGCTGGTGGGCGCTGGGCGACCACGACGAGCGGGCCGCCGCCGCGGTCGCCGCCGTGTACCAACGCATCCGGCGGTACCCGTTGGCGCGGCGGCCGGGTCGGGTCGCCGCCAACGTGCTGATGGATGCGTCCCGCGACATGCGCAACGCCGTGCCCCGCCCCGAGGTCCCCGCGCTCGACCCGGCCGACGACGCCGCGGCGACGGCGGCGCACCCCGGCGTCGAGCTCACCGAGGTGCTGTGCGACGCCGTCCACGACGGGCTGCTGGCGCCGGCCGAGGCGACGCTCATCGCCCGGTCCCGGATCTCCGGGCACCGCCTGTCGGACCTGGCGGTCGCCAACGGCATCCCCGAGCGCACCCTGTTCGCCCACCGCCAGCGCGCCGAACGCCGCCTCGCGACCGCCTACGCGGCCGGCCGGGAGTAGCGGGTGGCGGGGCTACGCAGAGGCGGGGGTGACGGAGACCGGGATGCCGTTGAGGACGGCGGTGCCGGAGACGGGGTCGAGGTGGTCCTCGTCGGCGAGGATGTTGGTGTTCACGCCGGCGTAGCGGCTCGCGACCGACAGCTCGACGCCGGGGAGGTCGTGGCCCCAGCCGTGGGGGATGCTGACGACACCCGGGCGGATGGCGTCGGTGACCTCGACCGGGACCGTCACCTTGCCGGCCCGGGAGGCGACCTCCGCCGCGACACCGTCGGTCAGGCCCAGCCGGGTCGCATCCGCAGGGTGGACGTGCAGGGTGCAGCGGGGCTTGCCCTTCACCAGCACCTCCACGTTGTGCATCCACGAGTTGTTGGAACGCAGGTCACGCCGGCCGATCAGCAGGATCTGGTCGTCGGGAACCCCCGCCGCCAACCGTTCGGACATCCGGGCCACGTCGGCCACCAGCACCTCGGGCGCCAGCTCGACCATGCCCGACGGCGTCCGCAGCACCTCCGGCAGCCGGGGCGTCAGCGGCCCGAAGTCGACGCCGTGGGGGTTCGCCAGCAGCACGTCGAGCGTCAGCGTCCCCGGGCCCGCCCCGAAGCCGTCGCCGTACGGGCCGGTGCGCAGCATCAGGTCGATCAGCCGCTCCGGGCCCCGGCGGTCGCCCAGCTCGGCGACCACGTCGTCCACCGAACGCCCAGCCAGCGGGCTCGTCTCGTCGGCCACCATCGCCCCGACGAGCGTCCGCAGCACCAGGTCGTCGACCAGGTCGGGCGACGCAGAGGCGCCGAGGCCCTGCAGGATCAGCGCCAGGCGGGCCAGGATCTCCCACTCGTCGGGCTGCCCGTCGGCCAGTGGCAGCACCGGCGGCGAGTAGTTCGCCACGTTGCGGATCGCCAGCTGCAGCAGCGCCAGGTCGTAGTGGCCCTTCTGCAGGGCCGTCGGAGGCGGCAGGATCACGTCGGCGTGGCGGGTGGTCTCGTTGACGTACGGGTCGACCGCCACGTAGGCGTCGAGGGTCGCCAGCGCGGCGTCGAGCCGCCCGGAGTTGGGGGTCGACAGCACCGGGTTGCCGGCCACCGTGATCAGCGCCCGCACCTGGCCGTCGCCGGGCGTGTCGATCTCCTCGGCCAGGCAGGCGACGGGCAGCTCGCCCAGCGTCTCGCCCGCACCCCGCACCCGGCTCTGCCGCCGGTAGAGGCGCAGGCCCCGCCCGTAGCGGGGAGTCCCCCGGGTGTTGGAGGAGCCCGCGGCCGCCCGGGTGAACATGGCGCCGCCCGGACGGTCGAGGTTGCCGGTGAGCACGTTGAGCACGTCGACCAGCCACGACGCCGCCGTCCCGAACTCGGCGACGGTGGTGCCGATGCGGCCGTAGACGCAGG is drawn from Acidimicrobiales bacterium and contains these coding sequences:
- a CDS encoding nuclear transport factor 2 family protein — translated: MTDTTTVIDRYNAAFLERAPEKLVDLIAADCVMEGTGPAPDGNRWAGYDECLAGWQGLASDPTIQFEVEHVDVDGDRAVIRWRITGAEDYRGVNLMRVRDGKIVEALGYGKRP
- a CDS encoding helix-turn-helix transcriptional regulator gives rise to the protein MSRFPTELRRWRTARRLSQLELAIRADTTQRHVSFIEQGRSRPGRNVVVRLSESMDLTLRERNELLLAAGFAPAFPESRLDDAALRPIREALDTILDGHLPYPAMVVRPHGILVTANRAFELFHEDVDPALLAPPVNVFRLALHPDGNASRVRNLPEWGRHITENLRAQLSRSPDPSLDALLAELEGYLPPLPPPDDVLGFAVPLELGSADGDLRLITTLTSFATAADVTLAELHLEAFLPADDRTAEVLRRRWG
- a CDS encoding MmcQ/YjbR family DNA-binding protein, which produces MGVTIDDARAIAATLPRSYEALVRGEVRFRVGRMVYAAFYHDDTIMGFGFPRDEREALVASEPDKFLMPRPSDMRYRWVCVRLDALDVDELRELLVDAWRMCVPKKVAAAYEG
- a CDS encoding AAA family ATPase, whose amino-acid sequence is MSTEQRFVGRSSELTTLVGALDRAVAGHATNVLVTGEAGIGKTRLLEEFGRLAGSRSVPVVWGRATNEEGAPPFWPWRQILRGWLAGTDPDAAQALLGGAADDLTRIAPELRALTGATPGSPIGPALAGTEQRFALFEVVCDFLVAAAADHGLVLVLDDLHWADTASLLLLAHLVRNVRDARLLVTGALRPLDARWAGEPGEVLADIGRQRSITRIDLVGVTPTEVGEQLTHTLGRRPDDATVATVAQRSAGNPLFVQEIGRLLASHTQPGPDADAGAGADEGLVPDAVRAVIVERLGHLSPSCRELLARAAVVSVDIEPHLLAAIADTGLDAVLSGLDEALAAGIVVRSRLSAGYRFEHDLVRDSLRLEVPTAARARAHLRAAEHLTATDVDGHRSEIAHHRLESLPVGDPLAALEATGRAAELALRQLAFEDAAVLYGRALDATRGARVDGRARGRLLVEKARAEHLAGDVNAATASVEEAAALAQQAGDFEGLARAAVVMPDVSSPEWLPKVDGWCHTALAGLDAADSPLRSQLLAQQALAWTFTGDLEDMAAVSAESLAMAERLDDPTALLIALRARQMALSNPDGVGERLTLAGRMRQLGERTHDAAAVMWGRLWRFDALVQLGRIDEAESELDRLEPLVTRMRQPLGRWHLARSRAAILAGRGRFADALAATDEATALAEWGQHHIALMGSEAVRVVVATLTGTDLVSSSTWAAVLDMPLPLGPLMRLSRAELSLALGRPDEAAELCEHLPPPSWRPPPFFTPTYHAYRGAVAAALGDSAAAETAYERLLPHASVHVASGAGVILTRGSTERFIGVSAAGCGRLDDAVDHLRAAVAANRDAGLLACTTDSQGALAEVLHRRGGPGDRDDAFTVATEAEATAQRLGMAPVQAQARAVLADLGRPGGDADADAAGPLSPLSRREHEIARLVAQGLTNRQIAAEAHIAERTAENHVQHILTKLGFSTRTQIATWVTARTVGETRP
- a CDS encoding type IV secretory system conjugative DNA transfer family protein, yielding MSDRDDAWQSALTTALMLLAAAAGLVLVTGHLATWMFERDWPSYDVDDAPGIVWRVVEHPGDPAAAWTPVNRGAQPPGPAVWWAMYLLFVSRLVTLATVTRRIGTRLAGALSPSNAGGWVPWRDPRRQRDGTRWASWRDQHRLRPRRDDEAAVVVGCSAHQPAVTRFVQVVTGIGGRRRLVVRDRHSLLVIGPSNSGKSSAVAIPAILEWPGLVVVASAKASVVDHTIGWRSRLGDVHVFDPGDASRFRGSGWSPLAGCGTWTGARRAAQDLAAAAQAAAQVDPETPPIPTHAVAKALAPYLFAAALTNRKVADLAYWLDREERDDVLAELAAAHPDVAHAHLQAVFRLEDTVREAVFEALRLLFEPYLDPHVARSAEQHEVVADELLDGGAHTLYVTSPYHSRARLRPICAAVLRQIVTRAYEQAAASGRPLARPALLVVDEGAAIAPTADLETVASSAALSGIQLVTLFQDVAQIQRRYRDQAAAVVNNHRAKLYLPTRIDFATVGDAESTGADAGAGAGAGGDVGAGAVLRRALLPPAHARQLAEGEGVLLYGNLAPIRTRLRPWFRSRTLRRRVELPQDDLAPAPGSGLGPPRSDLELPPSPPPDANPSLPRNVTRLGTHRGRPTPI
- a CDS encoding molybdopterin oxidoreductase family protein, with amino-acid sequence MGTTVTNEVRTAYRICPLCEAGCGLEVTLEGDRVKRIRGDRDDVFSHGYICPKGSTLKQLHEDPDWLRQPLVRRDGELVPVTWDEAFAEVERLLLPVLEAHGRDAAAVYLGNPSAHSLGALLFARPMVRALGTTNVFSASTVDQRPKEISSGLMFGGGLTVPVPDVDRTDYLLMLGANPFASNGSLATAPDWPGRLEALLERGGKLVVVDPRRSRTAEAASEHVAVRPGTDAFLLMALVNVLSTEGLVDVGAGLEPYLAGLDEVLAAAEPFTPEATAALTGIDAETVRRLARELAAAPTACVYGRIGTTVAEFGTAASWLVDVLNVLTGNLDRPGGAMFTRAAAGSSNTRGTPRYGRGLRLYRRQSRVRGAGETLGELPVACLAEEIDTPGDGQVRALITVAGNPVLSTPNSGRLDAALATLDAYVAVDPYVNETTRHADVILPPPTALQKGHYDLALLQLAIRNVANYSPPVLPLADGQPDEWEILARLALILQGLGASASPDLVDDLVLRTLVGAMVADETSPLAGRSVDDVVAELGDRRGPERLIDLMLRTGPYGDGFGAGPGTLTLDVLLANPHGVDFGPLTPRLPEVLRTPSGMVELAPEVLVADVARMSERLAAGVPDDQILLIGRRDLRSNNSWMHNVEVLVKGKPRCTLHVHPADATRLGLTDGVAAEVASRAGKVTVPVEVTDAIRPGVVSIPHGWGHDLPGVELSVASRYAGVNTNILADEDHLDPVSGTAVLNGIPVSVTPASA